One part of the Segnochrobactrum spirostomi genome encodes these proteins:
- a CDS encoding entericidin A/B family lipoprotein, with protein MTSLRTLVVFASLAVSALALAACGNTVRGVGQDMSKNGSAVQGAAEDMTR; from the coding sequence ATGACTTCGCTGCGCACCCTCGTCGTCTTCGCCTCGCTCGCCGTGAGCGCGCTCGCTCTCGCCGCATGCGGGAACACGGTCCGCGGGGTCGGGCAGGACATGAGCAAAAACGGCAGCGCGGTACAGGGCGCCGCCGAGGACATGACGCGCTGA
- a CDS encoding LysR family transcriptional regulator, with amino-acid sequence MRTTDLSELAAFDAVARHRSFRRASEERGVTASAISHAVSNLEARIGIRLLNRTTRSVSLTDAGAMLLSQLSPAFGDIGSALDALNQFRDTPFGKVRINAPNSIAPFVLGPIIGPLIAANPNLELEIVATDRLVDIVAEGFDAGIRLGESLRDGMTAIRIKPRLKFAVVGSPDYFAKRSVPKTPADLSDHICVRNMYPSGVGYPWSFGRDGEGIDIEVKGPVALHDHELMIETALAGVALAYVWEDRARPFVESGRLVPCLGNWIVPEDWLYLYYPTRRYISAGLRAVIDALKVTSS; translated from the coding sequence ATGCGTACGACCGACCTCTCCGAGCTCGCCGCCTTCGATGCGGTTGCGCGCCATCGCAGCTTCCGGCGCGCGAGCGAGGAGCGCGGCGTCACCGCCTCTGCGATCAGCCATGCGGTCAGCAACTTGGAAGCGCGGATCGGCATCCGCTTGCTGAATCGCACCACGCGCAGCGTGTCGCTGACCGATGCGGGCGCGATGCTGCTCTCGCAGCTCTCGCCAGCGTTTGGCGACATCGGTTCGGCGCTCGATGCCTTGAACCAGTTCCGCGATACGCCGTTTGGCAAGGTCAGGATCAACGCGCCCAATTCGATCGCGCCGTTCGTGCTGGGGCCGATAATCGGCCCGCTGATCGCCGCCAACCCTAATCTCGAGCTGGAGATCGTCGCGACCGACCGGCTGGTCGATATCGTCGCGGAAGGGTTCGACGCCGGCATCCGGCTAGGGGAAAGTCTGCGCGATGGTATGACCGCAATAAGGATCAAGCCGCGGCTGAAGTTCGCGGTGGTGGGGTCGCCCGACTATTTTGCCAAACGCTCGGTGCCCAAGACCCCCGCCGACCTGTCCGACCATATCTGCGTGCGTAATATGTATCCGAGCGGCGTCGGCTATCCCTGGTCGTTCGGGCGTGATGGCGAGGGAATCGACATCGAGGTCAAAGGCCCGGTCGCATTGCATGATCACGAGCTGATGATTGAGACGGCATTGGCGGGCGTGGCGTTAGCGTATGTGTGGGAAGATCGGGCGCGGCCCTTTGTCGAGAGTGGGCGGTTGGTGCCCTGCCTCGGCAACTGGATCGTGCCCGAGGACTGGCTTTACCTCTATTATCCTACGCGGCGATATATCTCGGCGGGCCTGCGCGCTGTCATCGATGCCCTCAAGGTAACGAGCAGTTGA
- a CDS encoding ribonucleoside-diphosphate reductase subunit alpha, with protein sequence MGLADVTNARCRAGSRPACPSPTLAAGQSGTPSYLLIRRNGAVTPFDPGKITVALTKAFLAVEGSSAATSRRVHDIVADLTGQIVASLTRRADSGRTFHIEDVQDQVELALMRGEHHKVARAYVLYREQRARERSAARPLAITASTLRMKTADGTLVPLDEARLAAVIAEATSGLADVSPDTILAESRRNLYDGISADELALAPILAARTLIETEPNYARVSARLLLDKLRREALSFLAGHADQATHGQMAERYGDYFEAYLHRGIAAERIDPELGRFDLGRLKAALLPERDLQFDYLGLQTLYDRYFLHVRGTRFELPQAFFMRVAMGLALREVDREARAIEFYRLLSSFDFMASTPTLFNAGTLRPQLSSCFLTTVADDLDGIFKAIRDNALLAKYSGGLGNDWTPVRGLGAHIKGTNGESQGVVPFLKVANDTAIAVNQGGKRKGAVCAYLETWHIDIEEFLDLRKNTGDDRRRTHDMNTANWVPDLFLERVDADGPWSLFSPDETPELHDLYGPAFKAAYEAYEAKAARGEMKVSRQIRAVDLWRRMLTLLFETGHPWITFKDPCNLRSPQQHIGVVHSSNLCTEITLNTSADEVAVCNLGSVNLLAHVTADGLDHARLERTVTTAMRMLDNVIDINFYTIPEARRSNLKHRPVGLGIMGFQDALQALRIPYGSDAAVHFADTSMEAVSFHAISASCDLARERGRYPSFEGSLWSKGVLPIDSIELLAQARGGLGLDRSSTLDWESLRARVTAIGMRNSNCMAIAPTATISNICGVSQSIEPAYQNLFVKSNMSGDFTVVNASLVRDLKERGLWDEVMVSDLKYYDGSVGPIDRIPNDLKTLYATAFEIETAWLIEAAARRQKWIDQAQSLNLYISNPSGRRLDETYRLAWQRGLKTTYYLRARAATHVEKSTLKGTDGKLNAVSAVLAAPPIAVPESAHGKACAIDDPDCEACQ encoded by the coding sequence TTGGGGTTAGCCGATGTCACTAATGCACGATGCCGGGCCGGTAGCCGACCGGCCTGTCCCTCCCCCACTCTCGCGGCGGGTCAATCCGGCACGCCCAGTTATCTGCTCATCCGCCGCAACGGCGCGGTGACGCCGTTCGATCCCGGGAAGATCACGGTCGCCCTCACCAAGGCGTTTCTGGCCGTGGAAGGCTCCAGCGCTGCCACCTCGCGACGGGTTCACGACATCGTCGCGGACCTGACCGGGCAGATCGTGGCGAGCCTCACCCGCCGCGCGGATAGCGGTCGGACGTTCCATATCGAGGACGTGCAGGATCAGGTGGAACTCGCCCTGATGCGCGGCGAGCACCACAAGGTGGCCCGCGCTTATGTGCTCTACCGGGAGCAGCGCGCCCGCGAGCGCTCCGCCGCCCGCCCCCTCGCGATCACGGCTTCGACGCTGCGGATGAAGACGGCGGACGGCACGCTAGTGCCGCTCGACGAAGCCCGCCTCGCCGCCGTGATCGCAGAGGCCACGTCGGGTCTCGCCGATGTCTCGCCCGACACCATCCTCGCCGAGAGCCGCCGCAATCTCTATGACGGCATCAGTGCGGACGAACTGGCGCTGGCGCCCATCCTCGCCGCCCGCACCCTGATCGAGACCGAGCCGAACTACGCCCGTGTCTCGGCCCGCCTCTTGCTCGACAAGCTGCGCCGCGAAGCCCTGAGCTTCCTCGCCGGACACGCCGATCAGGCGACACACGGACAGATGGCGGAGCGCTACGGTGATTATTTCGAGGCCTATCTACACCGCGGCATCGCGGCGGAGCGGATAGACCCCGAACTCGGCCGATTCGACCTCGGACGCCTCAAGGCGGCGCTGCTGCCCGAACGGGACCTGCAGTTCGATTATCTCGGCCTGCAGACGCTCTATGATCGCTACTTCCTCCATGTCCGCGGCACCCGCTTCGAGCTGCCGCAGGCCTTCTTCATGCGCGTCGCCATGGGGCTGGCGCTGCGCGAGGTGGACCGCGAGGCGCGAGCCATCGAGTTCTACCGCCTGTTGTCGTCCTTCGACTTCATGGCCTCGACGCCGACCCTGTTCAATGCCGGCACGCTGCGCCCCCAGCTTTCCTCCTGCTTCCTCACGACGGTGGCGGACGATCTCGACGGGATCTTCAAGGCGATCAGAGACAACGCACTGCTCGCGAAATATTCCGGCGGACTCGGCAACGACTGGACGCCCGTGCGCGGGCTCGGCGCCCACATCAAGGGGACCAACGGCGAGAGCCAGGGCGTCGTGCCGTTCCTCAAAGTCGCGAACGACACCGCCATCGCGGTCAACCAGGGCGGCAAGCGCAAAGGCGCGGTCTGTGCCTATCTCGAGACCTGGCATATCGACATCGAGGAATTCCTCGACCTGCGCAAGAACACCGGCGACGACCGCCGCCGCACCCATGACATGAACACGGCGAACTGGGTGCCGGACCTGTTTCTGGAGCGCGTCGATGCGGATGGGCCGTGGTCGCTGTTCTCGCCGGACGAGACGCCGGAGCTGCACGACCTTTATGGACCGGCCTTCAAGGCCGCCTACGAGGCCTACGAGGCGAAGGCCGCCCGCGGCGAGATGAAGGTGTCACGCCAGATTCGCGCCGTCGATCTGTGGCGGCGCATGCTCACGCTGCTGTTCGAGACCGGCCATCCCTGGATCACCTTCAAGGACCCCTGCAATCTGCGGTCGCCGCAGCAGCACATCGGCGTGGTCCATTCCTCAAACCTGTGCACGGAGATCACGCTCAACACGAGCGCCGACGAGGTGGCGGTGTGCAATCTCGGCTCGGTGAATCTGCTCGCCCACGTCACGGCGGATGGGCTCGACCATGCGCGCCTGGAGCGTACCGTCACCACCGCGATGCGCATGCTCGACAACGTCATCGACATCAATTTCTACACCATCCCCGAAGCGCGCCGCTCCAACCTGAAACATCGCCCTGTCGGGCTCGGCATCATGGGTTTCCAGGACGCGCTGCAGGCGCTGCGCATTCCCTACGGCTCGGACGCGGCGGTGCATTTCGCCGACACGAGCATGGAGGCGGTCAGCTTCCACGCCATTTCGGCCTCCTGCGACCTCGCCCGGGAGCGCGGGCGCTACCCGTCCTTCGAGGGTTCGCTGTGGTCGAAGGGCGTGCTGCCGATCGACTCGATCGAGTTGCTGGCGCAGGCTCGCGGCGGGCTCGGCCTCGACCGCTCCTCGACGCTCGACTGGGAGAGCCTGCGCGCGCGGGTGACGGCCATCGGGATGCGCAACTCCAACTGCATGGCCATCGCGCCGACCGCGACGATCTCGAACATCTGCGGCGTGTCGCAATCGATCGAGCCCGCCTACCAGAACCTCTTCGTCAAATCGAACATGTCCGGCGACTTCACCGTGGTGAACGCCTCTCTCGTCCGAGACCTGAAGGAGCGCGGCTTGTGGGACGAGGTGATGGTCTCCGACCTCAAATATTACGACGGAAGCGTCGGCCCGATCGACCGCATCCCCAATGATCTCAAGACGCTCTACGCCACCGCCTTCGAGATCGAAACCGCCTGGCTTATCGAGGCGGCCGCACGGCGCCAGAAATGGATCGACCAGGCGCAGTCGCTCAATCTCTATATCTCGAACCCTTCCGGGCGACGGCTCGACGAGACCTATCGGCTGGCCTGGCAGCGTGGGCTGAAGACGACCTACTACCTGCGTGCGCGCGCAGCGACCCATGTCGAGAAATCGACGCTCAAGGGGACCGACGGCAAACTGAACGCCGTCTCGGCGGTGCTCGCGGCGCCCCCCATCGCCGTGCCGGAAAGCGCCCACGGCAAAGCCTGCGCCATCGACGATCCCGACTGCGAAGCCTGCCAGTGA
- a CDS encoding HAD family hydrolase, which produces MATQLSTIGFDADDTLWQNERFFRMTEERFTMLLSDHGEAGDISRRLLEAERRNLSIYGFGIKGFTLSMIETAIEVTEGRVPADTIKEILAAGREMLKHPIETLPHAHETLGALSNAYRIVLITKGDLFDQERKLAQSGLGDYFDAIEIVSDKTPATYARIFARHGDGADRAMMVGNSLKSDVVPAIEAGSWGVHVPHPLTWALEHAEPPVGSPRFRAIDDLGLLPGLIEELA; this is translated from the coding sequence ATGGCCACACAACTTTCCACGATCGGTTTCGACGCCGACGACACACTCTGGCAGAACGAGCGCTTCTTCCGCATGACGGAGGAACGCTTCACCATGCTGCTGTCGGACCACGGCGAGGCCGGCGACATTTCGCGCCGCCTCCTGGAGGCCGAGCGCCGCAACCTTTCGATCTACGGCTTCGGCATCAAGGGCTTCACCCTGTCGATGATCGAGACGGCGATCGAGGTCACGGAGGGCCGCGTCCCGGCCGACACGATCAAGGAGATCCTCGCCGCCGGGCGGGAGATGCTCAAGCACCCGATCGAGACGCTGCCCCATGCGCACGAGACGCTGGGCGCGCTGAGCAACGCCTACCGCATCGTGCTCATCACCAAGGGCGATCTGTTCGACCAGGAGCGCAAGCTCGCCCAGTCCGGCCTCGGCGATTATTTCGATGCGATCGAGATCGTCAGCGACAAGACCCCGGCGACCTATGCCCGGATCTTCGCGCGCCACGGCGACGGCGCCGATCGCGCCATGATGGTCGGCAATTCGCTGAAATCCGACGTGGTGCCGGCGATCGAGGCGGGCAGTTGGGGCGTCCACGTGCCCCATCCCCTGACATGGGCCCTGGAGCATGCCGAGCCTCCGGTCGGCTCGCCCCGCTTCCGCGCCATCGACGATCTCGGCCTGCTTCCCGGGCTGATCGAAGAGCTCGCTTGA
- a CDS encoding DUF3563 domain-containing protein, whose translation MFKPVTHRLAAAWKRFNAYSPELDYLNAAGDRIDLESRQREIDRGRFQSRPFGY comes from the coding sequence ATGTTCAAGCCTGTCACCCATCGTCTTGCCGCGGCCTGGAAGCGGTTCAATGCTTACAGCCCCGAACTGGATTATTTGAACGCAGCCGGAGATCGCATCGATCTCGAGAGCCGCCAGCGCGAAATCGATCGCGGCCGGTTCCAGAGCCGCCCGTTCGGCTACTGA
- a CDS encoding amidase, whose translation MTTDLAPSIVQNEAVTLVRALRDRTLSAVEVMNAFLDQIERLNPLVNAIVALRPRDELLREAAACDRASAAGEPIGLLHGLPWAVKDLEDTKGIVTTYGSPLFRDHVPDEDGLMPSRLRCAGAIFIGKTNVPEFGFGSQTYNPVYGATGNAWDPSKTAGGSSGGAGAALALNLVPAADGSDMMGSLRNPAAFNGVFGFRPSAGRVPYGPRDDVFLEQLACEGPMGRSVADVALQLSVQAGPDASNPLSIAEDAAGFAAPLARDFAGTRIGWVGDFGGYLAMEPGVLTACEKSFAGFEAAGCVVEPVAEVGYPLERLWEAWLILRQVWSGGGLLAFYEDPAQRALLKPEIQWEIEGASRHSGLDVRRAGVIRSDWYRALLKLFERYDFLLAPVAQVFPFDKTQPWPRAVGGRTMDTYHRWMEATSIWTLAGLPALAVPAGFSSGGLPTGVQIIGPNRADLAVLQVGHAYDLATRATRPTPPLLRA comes from the coding sequence ATGACCACGGACCTCGCGCCCAGCATTGTTCAGAACGAGGCGGTGACGCTCGTCCGCGCCCTCCGTGATCGCACCCTCTCGGCGGTGGAGGTGATGAACGCCTTCCTCGATCAGATCGAGCGGCTCAATCCCCTCGTCAACGCGATCGTGGCGCTCAGACCCCGCGACGAACTTCTGCGCGAGGCGGCGGCCTGCGACCGCGCCTCGGCGGCCGGGGAGCCGATCGGCCTGCTGCACGGCCTTCCCTGGGCGGTGAAGGACCTCGAGGACACGAAAGGTATCGTCACGACCTACGGGTCGCCGCTCTTCCGCGATCACGTGCCGGACGAGGATGGCCTGATGCCGAGCCGCCTGCGCTGCGCGGGCGCGATCTTCATCGGCAAGACTAACGTGCCGGAATTCGGTTTCGGCTCGCAGACCTACAATCCCGTCTACGGCGCGACCGGCAACGCCTGGGACCCCTCGAAGACGGCGGGCGGCTCGAGCGGCGGCGCGGGCGCGGCCCTCGCGCTCAATCTCGTGCCCGCCGCCGACGGCAGCGACATGATGGGGTCGTTGCGCAATCCGGCGGCGTTCAACGGGGTGTTCGGCTTCCGTCCTTCCGCCGGACGCGTGCCTTATGGGCCGCGCGACGACGTGTTCCTGGAGCAATTGGCCTGCGAGGGCCCGATGGGGCGCAGCGTCGCCGATGTCGCGCTCCAGCTCTCTGTGCAGGCCGGGCCGGACGCCAGCAATCCGCTGTCGATCGCCGAGGATGCGGCCGGGTTCGCCGCGCCCCTGGCCCGGGATTTCGCCGGGACGCGGATCGGCTGGGTCGGCGATTTCGGCGGCTATCTCGCCATGGAGCCGGGCGTGCTGACGGCCTGCGAAAAATCCTTCGCGGGCTTCGAGGCGGCGGGATGCGTGGTCGAGCCCGTCGCGGAGGTCGGCTATCCGCTCGAGCGGTTGTGGGAGGCGTGGCTCATCCTGCGCCAAGTCTGGTCGGGCGGGGGGTTGCTCGCCTTCTACGAGGACCCAGCCCAACGGGCTCTCCTGAAGCCGGAGATCCAATGGGAGATCGAGGGCGCGTCACGTCACAGCGGTCTCGACGTCCGCCGCGCCGGAGTGATCCGTTCGGATTGGTACCGCGCGCTGCTCAAGCTTTTCGAGCGCTACGATTTCCTGCTGGCGCCCGTCGCCCAGGTCTTCCCGTTCGACAAGACGCAGCCCTGGCCGCGCGCGGTCGGTGGCCGGACGATGGACACCTATCACCGCTGGATGGAGGCGACGAGCATCTGGACTCTCGCCGGGCTTCCCGCGCTCGCGGTGCCGGCGGGATTTTCGAGCGGCGGCCTGCCGACCGGCGTGCAGATCATCGGGCCGAACCGCGCGGACCTCGCGGTCCTGCAAGTCGGCCACGCCTACGATCTTGCGACGCGCGCCACACGCCCGACGCCCCCGCTGCTGCGCGCCTGA
- a CDS encoding TrmH family RNA methyltransferase, translated as MKPTAPPKPHRGPRGGRPGARSAARTWSAGEGRIVLYGLHSVAAALENPLRAKHRLVATHNAVARLEERGIALALAPEIVDPRVVAEMVPDDAVHQGIALVTEPLPAVRVADLADARLVLALDQVTDPHNVGAILRSAVALGADALIVTARHSPQETGVLAKAASGAVDLLPQITVGSLPRALAELKEQGFTVLGLDSEAEHDLENVPLGAKAVLVLGSEGKGLRAAVAAETDAVARLAASGPLVSLNVSNAAAIALYVVHRRLGA; from the coding sequence ATGAAGCCGACCGCCCCTCCGAAGCCCCATCGCGGACCGCGCGGCGGCCGCCCCGGTGCGCGCAGCGCCGCGCGCACCTGGAGCGCCGGCGAAGGCCGCATCGTGCTCTATGGGCTGCACAGCGTCGCCGCCGCGCTCGAAAATCCGCTCCGGGCGAAGCACCGCCTCGTCGCCACCCACAATGCCGTCGCCCGCCTCGAAGAGCGCGGCATCGCGCTCGCGCTGGCGCCGGAGATCGTCGATCCCCGCGTCGTCGCCGAGATGGTGCCGGACGACGCCGTCCATCAGGGCATCGCCCTCGTCACCGAGCCGTTGCCGGCGGTGCGCGTCGCCGACCTCGCCGACGCCCGCTTGGTGCTCGCCCTCGATCAGGTGACCGACCCGCACAATGTCGGCGCCATCCTGCGCTCGGCGGTGGCGCTCGGGGCGGACGCGCTGATCGTCACCGCCCGCCATTCGCCGCAGGAAACCGGTGTGCTCGCCAAGGCGGCGTCCGGGGCGGTCGATCTCCTGCCGCAGATCACCGTCGGCAGCCTGCCGCGCGCCCTCGCCGAACTGAAGGAGCAGGGCTTCACCGTGCTCGGGCTCGACAGCGAGGCGGAGCACGACCTCGAAAATGTGCCGCTCGGGGCGAAGGCGGTGCTGGTGCTCGGCTCCGAGGGCAAGGGCCTGCGCGCCGCCGTCGCCGCCGAGACGGACGCCGTCGCCCGCCTCGCCGCGTCGGGGCCGCTCGTCTCCCTCAACGTCTCGAACGCCGCCGCGATCGCCCTCTACGTCGTCCACCGCCGCCTCGGCGCCTGA
- a CDS encoding ribonucleotide-diphosphate reductase subunit beta — protein sequence MLDWSDTKPVPAPLHPAFASQAVDATGLGAIRRGAARVSVDEKRMINARADVNQLLPLKYKWAWEKYLAGCNNHWMPTEVSMQADIALWKSRDGLTEDERRMLKRNLGFFAASESLVANNIVLAIYRHLTNPECRQYLLRQAFEEAVHTHTFQYIVESLGLDEGELFNMYREVPSITDKAAWALKHTQSLDDPAFHTGTPEADQQFLRDLVAFYVVFEGMWFYTGFAQILSLGRRNKMVGIAEQYQYILRDESIHLNFGIDVINQIKIENPPLWTPAFQDEVRGMLKDAAQLEAAYGRDTMPRGFLGLNAGLCEKYMHFIANRRCAQLGLAPVFAEAENPFPWMSEAMDLKKEKNFFETRVIEYQNGGALAWD from the coding sequence ATGCTCGACTGGTCCGACACCAAACCCGTCCCCGCCCCGCTCCACCCCGCCTTTGCCTCACAGGCCGTCGACGCCACCGGCCTCGGCGCCATCCGGCGGGGCGCCGCCCGCGTCTCGGTGGACGAGAAGCGAATGATCAATGCCCGCGCCGACGTGAACCAGCTTCTCCCGCTCAAGTACAAATGGGCTTGGGAGAAATACCTTGCGGGCTGCAACAATCACTGGATGCCGACCGAAGTCTCCATGCAGGCCGACATCGCGTTATGGAAGTCACGCGACGGGCTGACGGAGGACGAGCGGCGCATGCTGAAGCGCAATCTCGGCTTCTTCGCCGCGTCGGAATCGCTGGTAGCGAACAACATCGTACTCGCCATCTATCGCCACCTGACCAACCCGGAATGCCGGCAATATCTGCTGCGTCAGGCCTTCGAGGAGGCGGTGCACACGCACACCTTCCAGTACATCGTGGAAAGCCTCGGCCTCGACGAGGGCGAATTGTTCAACATGTACCGCGAGGTGCCCTCGATCACCGACAAGGCGGCGTGGGCGCTGAAGCACACGCAGAGCCTCGACGACCCGGCCTTCCACACGGGCACGCCGGAGGCCGATCAGCAGTTCCTGCGCGACCTCGTCGCCTTCTACGTCGTGTTCGAGGGGATGTGGTTCTACACCGGGTTCGCGCAGATCCTCTCGCTCGGCCGGCGCAACAAGATGGTCGGGATCGCCGAGCAGTACCAATACATCCTGCGCGACGAGAGCATCCATCTGAACTTCGGCATCGACGTCATCAACCAGATCAAGATCGAGAACCCCCCTCTGTGGACGCCCGCGTTCCAGGATGAGGTGCGCGGCATGTTGAAGGACGCCGCGCAACTGGAGGCCGCTTATGGCAGGGACACCATGCCCCGCGGCTTTCTCGGGCTGAACGCCGGCCTGTGCGAGAAGTACATGCACTTCATCGCCAACCGCCGCTGCGCCCAGCTCGGCCTTGCGCCCGTCTTCGCCGAGGCCGAGAACCCGTTCCCCTGGATGAGCGAGGCGATGGACCTGAAGAAGGAGAAGAACTTCTTCGAGACCAGGGTCATCGAATACCAGAACGGCGGCGCGCTCGCCTGGGATTGA